From Carassius auratus strain Wakin chromosome 1, ASM336829v1, whole genome shotgun sequence, the proteins below share one genomic window:
- the LOC113106451 gene encoding alpha-internexin-like, with the protein MSYGSDIYSASSYRKIFGDSTRFSASPSRLSSSRSGFKSQSATRTSIPSTYKRSTRSAFPSSSLTLESFDFTQSTALNNEFKIIRTNEKEQMQGLNDRFAMFIDKVRNLEQHNKVLETELVTLRQRQTEPSRLAELYQQEIRELRSQLEELNAEKNQMMFERDSIEEDIQKLQEKFEEEMRMREEAEQTLRAFKKDVDNATMVRLDLEKKVESLLDEINFMRNVHDEEVTELMNMIQAAQVSVEMEVAKPDLTSALKEIRGQYEAMANKNLHSAEEWYKSKFTDLSEKANKSNEVIRASREELNEFRRQLQSKTIEIESLKGTNESLERQIHEMEDRHNAEVMGFQDTVGQLENDLRSTKSEMARHLREYQDLLNVKMALDIEIAAYRKLLEGEETRISTGIPYPTPASVSSYSYLSRMYSSTSTSGKKEVKDDDDKHQQSNKPGKGSSQSDDSMKSDTIDSGDVNPTNQKN; encoded by the exons ATGAGCTACGGATCCGACATCTACTCTGCCTCTTCCTATCGGAAGATCTTCGGAGACTCTACCCGCTTCTCAGCCTCTCCATCCCGGCTGAGCAGCTCCCGGAGCGGCTTTAAGTCTCAGTCCGCGACCCGCACCAGCATCCCCAGCACCTACAAGCGCAGCACCCGATCTGCCTTCCCATCTTCATCTTTGACTCTGGAAAGCTTCGACTTCACCCAGAGCACAGCACTTAATAATGAGTTCAAAATCATCCGTACCAATGAGAAGGAGCAGATGCAAGGACTCAATGACCGTTTCGCGATGTTCATCGATAAAGTTCGCAATTTGGAGCAGCACAACAAAGTGTTAGAAACCGAGCTCGTGACCCTGCGACAGCGCCAGACAGAGCCGTCCCGTCTGGCCGAACTTTACCAGCAGGAGATCCGAGAGCTGCGCTCCCAACTCGAGGAACTTAACGCGGAGAAGAACCAGATGATGTTCGAGCGCGACAGCATTGAGGAGGACATTCAGAAACTCCAGGAGAAGTTCGAGGAGGAGATGAGAATGCGCGAGGAGGCTGAGCAAACGCTTAGAGCTTTCAAGAAGGACGTGGACAACGCCACCATGGTGCGCCTAGACCTGGAGAAAAAGGTCGAATCCCTTCTGGACGAGATCAACTTTATGAGAAATGTGCACGACGAGGAGGTTACTGAACTCATGAACATGATCCAGGCTGCCCAGGTGTCCGTGGAGATGGAAGTGGCCAAACCCGACCTCACCTCCGCCCTCAAGGAGATTCGCGGCCAGTACGAGGCTATGGCGAATAAGAACTTGCATTCCGCTGAAGAGTGGTACAAGTCCAAGTTCACCGACCTCAGCGAAAAGGCCAACAAGAGCAACGAGGTCATTCGTGCTAGCAGGGAAGAGCTCAACGAGTTCAGGAGACAGCTGCAGTCAAAGACCATCGAGATCGAAAGCCTGAAGGGCACCAATGAATCGCTGGAAAGACAGATTCATGAGATGGAGGACAGGCACAACGCTGAGGTCATGGGCTTCCAG GATACAGTTGGGCAGCTGGAGAATGATCTGAGGAGCACTAAGAGTGAGATGGCCCGTCACCTCAGGGAGTACCAAGACCTGCTGAATGTCAAGATGGCGCTTGACATAGAGATAGCTGCTTACAG GAAACTGTTGGAAGGGGAGGAGACACGTATCAGCACTGGGATCCCCTACCCCACCCCTGCCTCAGTGTCCAGCTACAGCTACCTGTCCCGTATGTACAGCAGCACTAGCACTAGTGGAAAGAAGGAGGTCAAGGATGATGACGACAAACATCAGCAGAGCAACAAACCCGGCAAAGGCTCCTCCCAGTCTGACGACTCCATGAAGAGTGACACAATCGACTCTGGAGATGTGAACCCCACCAACCAGAAAAACTAA